Proteins encoded within one genomic window of Candidatus Berkiella cookevillensis:
- a CDS encoding alanine/glycine:cation symporter family protein translates to MIELIKTSLSLYFFIPVLAIVGLYFSIKLRFVQITHISRAWSFFIGDRELKEDGHATSFSALSAVLGGNLGTGNIAGIAVALTMGGPGALFWMWVMAILGSVLKFVGCTLGVLYRTRDEAGEYVGGPMYYLHRALGLKKTAKFFCIITILTAFTVGNFVQMNSLALPIMEAGIHPMLIGVLMSILVGGVILGGLHRFSAVVSRVVPLMALFYIVACGSLILMNFEKIIPSLALILKAAFQPLPMASGVIGYTVLEGIRTGFDRGLFATDCGVGIAPILHSSVDSKTNRVRTALTQGLISTLSPLIVMIVCMLTGLVLMVTDAWLITDLESTNVCIEAFKKGFGYDWAGHLITITLFFFAFTTILTWSFCADKAIEFLFSRKYIKVFQYIFILSIPLGAYFTVTFVWTLADLFMNLMLLINISALVLLFNRVLRLIKKPDWNMVMKKASKSDTARIV, encoded by the coding sequence ATGATAGAACTAATAAAAACAAGCCTTTCTTTATACTTCTTTATCCCCGTTTTAGCCATTGTTGGCCTCTATTTTTCCATCAAATTACGATTTGTACAAATTACGCATATATCACGTGCGTGGTCATTCTTCATTGGCGATAGAGAGCTCAAAGAAGATGGTCATGCGACTTCATTTAGCGCATTATCCGCGGTGTTGGGTGGCAACCTTGGAACCGGAAATATCGCTGGTATTGCTGTTGCACTTACAATGGGTGGTCCAGGGGCACTATTTTGGATGTGGGTTATGGCAATCCTTGGCTCCGTCCTAAAATTTGTGGGTTGTACTTTGGGTGTTTTATATCGCACCCGAGATGAAGCAGGAGAATATGTGGGTGGGCCTATGTATTACCTACATAGAGCACTTGGCCTTAAAAAGACCGCTAAATTCTTTTGTATTATTACAATTCTCACAGCATTTACAGTTGGAAACTTTGTGCAAATGAATTCTCTTGCCCTTCCTATTATGGAGGCAGGTATCCATCCAATGCTGATTGGCGTGCTTATGTCCATCTTAGTCGGTGGTGTTATTTTAGGCGGATTACACCGATTTTCTGCAGTTGTCTCCAGAGTGGTTCCATTAATGGCTCTCTTCTATATAGTAGCCTGTGGATCACTGATACTGATGAACTTCGAAAAAATCATTCCTTCTCTTGCATTGATCTTAAAAGCTGCATTTCAACCCTTACCCATGGCATCAGGTGTCATTGGCTACACCGTATTAGAAGGCATAAGAACTGGATTTGACAGAGGCTTGTTTGCAACAGATTGCGGTGTCGGTATTGCACCTATTTTACACTCATCTGTTGACAGCAAAACAAACCGTGTACGCACAGCATTGACTCAAGGTTTGATTAGTACACTTTCACCATTAATTGTCATGATCGTGTGCATGCTGACAGGCTTGGTCTTGATGGTAACAGACGCATGGCTTATTACTGACTTAGAAAGCACAAATGTATGTATTGAGGCCTTCAAAAAAGGTTTTGGATATGATTGGGCCGGACATTTAATCACTATCACACTCTTTTTCTTTGCTTTTACTACTATTTTGACATGGTCATTTTGTGCGGATAAAGCAATTGAATTTTTATTTAGTCGTAAATATATTAAAGTTTTTCAATATATCTTTATTTTATCCATCCCATTGGGTGCTTACTTCACTGTAACTTTTGTATGGACATTAGCAGATTTATTCATGAACTTGATGTTGTTGATTAATATCTCTGCACTTGTGCTGCTATTCAATCGTGTATTGCGTTTGATTAAGAAACCAGACTGGAATATGGTAATGAAGAAGGCAAGCAAATCAGATACAGCTAGGATAGTTTAA